One segment of Paenibacillus sp. FSL R7-0337 DNA contains the following:
- a CDS encoding CapA family protein, which yields MRRYAVIFIILLLLVPAAGISAKGAAPQEEIRLTFAGDILLDGFVGDQIAKYGVDFPFAKVAPVLQKADMAFANLETPVSVRGAAASKTFAFRSKPAALEGLSKAGIDGVTVANNHILDYGRTAMLDTLIHLDKNNIGHTGAGANITEAFKPYVKTVKGKRIAVLGTSRVLSDPSWYAGKNSPGAASAYTAEPLMSAIKKSAKDNDYTVVYIHWNQEFKDYPEAYARKLAKQMIDSGADIILGAHSHCLMGIEYYKHKPIYYSLGNFVFNRSTRGGDKTLHSMLVNFTIIPSGVTSSITPVKIIGGQPNFMGDAYNKETIKKLNQLSFNAKITAGGAVSEKL from the coding sequence TTGCGCAGATATGCTGTTATATTCATAATTCTTCTTCTACTGGTCCCTGCCGCGGGGATAAGCGCCAAGGGGGCTGCCCCGCAGGAGGAGATCCGCCTTACGTTTGCCGGGGATATTCTGCTGGACGGCTTTGTCGGCGACCAGATTGCCAAGTATGGCGTTGATTTCCCGTTCGCCAAGGTAGCGCCGGTGCTGCAGAAGGCAGATATGGCTTTTGCCAATCTGGAGACTCCGGTCTCTGTGCGCGGGGCTGCGGCCAGTAAGACGTTCGCCTTCCGCTCCAAGCCGGCGGCCCTTGAGGGATTAAGCAAAGCGGGGATCGACGGCGTGACCGTAGCCAATAATCATATTCTGGATTACGGCCGGACCGCGATGCTGGATACGCTGATTCATCTGGATAAGAACAACATTGGGCACACCGGTGCGGGTGCCAATATCACTGAAGCGTTCAAACCGTATGTCAAGACCGTCAAGGGCAAGCGGATCGCCGTTCTGGGTACAAGCCGTGTGCTGTCAGATCCTTCGTGGTATGCAGGCAAGAACAGTCCGGGTGCAGCTTCCGCTTATACGGCAGAGCCGCTGATGAGTGCAATTAAGAAGTCTGCCAAGGATAATGATTATACGGTTGTATATATTCACTGGAATCAGGAATTCAAGGATTACCCGGAAGCGTATGCCCGGAAGCTGGCCAAGCAGATGATCGACAGCGGAGCAGATATCATCCTGGGTGCGCATAGTCATTGCCTGATGGGCATTGAATATTACAAGCATAAGCCGATCTATTATTCACTGGGCAATTTTGTGTTCAACCGTTCTACACGGGGCGGAGACAAGACCCTGCATTCCATGTTGGTTAATTTCACCATTATCCCGTCAGGGGTAACCAGCAGCATTACGCCGGTCAAAATCATTGGCGGCCAGCCGAATTTCATGGGGGATGCCTACAATAAAGAGACCATCAAGAAGCTGAACCAGCTCTCCTTCAATGCGAAGATTACAGCGGGCGGGGCAGTCAGCGAGAAACTGTGA
- a CDS encoding sensor histidine kinase: MMPKLKKYMPFTYKMMIPYLLLVLLTDVFIGYISYSMLTDSRTEMAESNIRTGMEQSRNNIRYQMDEIQRMSDNLFGSQPFQRALEQKGTPFEIYLTMLDEIVPQITAPLQLFGNKIRFMLYTPNADLNIVSGDNLDEPIITSDYYILPLDDITGSSWYRSLKDSKRDNLWLQIDTDQKLGNLSHVRRLVNFSDYKSLIGYVRITVSLEDLFGGFDTFPLEEGITLRLVEETTGDVLFQRGPANNSSAEGSFLRLQEPIPGSNFIIEAMVPHKYLTQDAGRLRRVIIAVCSLSFLVMTLIGYVVARISGRKMSRIVGLVRSFQDGNFQKRIRFSGNDEFVQIADSFNDMASNIQGLINSVYVQGIQKKQAELEALQAQINPHFLYNTLSTISSLANLGEIGKVTEMVQGLSRFYRLTLNQGNVYIELEKELDQVATYLEIQRVKYADAFTLHVNVDEEILHMQVIKLLLQPFVENIFKHAWFGETIAIRLTGKRVGDNIELKVIDNGIGMRPEVVKRMMQGPSQSGGYGVKNVDERIKLRYGDAYGVTIASFYGGGTTVRLLLPAGLQGDEEL; the protein is encoded by the coding sequence ATGATGCCCAAGCTTAAGAAGTACATGCCTTTCACCTATAAAATGATGATTCCTTATCTGCTGCTGGTTCTGCTTACGGATGTGTTCATCGGCTATATCTCCTATTCCATGCTGACCGATTCCCGGACAGAGATGGCCGAGTCCAACATCCGTACCGGCATGGAGCAGTCGAGGAACAATATCCGCTATCAGATGGACGAGATTCAGCGGATGTCGGACAACCTGTTCGGCAGCCAGCCATTCCAGCGTGCGCTTGAGCAGAAGGGGACGCCGTTTGAGATCTATCTGACGATGCTTGACGAGATTGTCCCCCAGATTACCGCGCCGCTGCAGCTGTTCGGGAACAAGATCCGCTTTATGCTCTACACCCCGAACGCTGATCTGAACATTGTGTCGGGCGATAATCTGGATGAGCCGATTATTACCAGCGATTACTACATTCTGCCGCTGGACGATATTACAGGCAGTTCATGGTACCGCTCACTGAAGGATTCCAAGCGTGATAATTTGTGGCTGCAGATTGATACGGACCAGAAGCTGGGCAATCTCTCGCATGTGCGCAGACTCGTCAACTTCAGTGACTACAAGTCGCTGATCGGGTATGTGCGGATTACGGTATCGCTGGAGGACCTGTTCGGCGGCTTCGATACCTTTCCGCTGGAGGAAGGAATTACGCTGCGGCTGGTGGAGGAGACCACCGGTGACGTTCTGTTCCAGCGGGGTCCGGCCAATAATAGCAGTGCAGAGGGGAGCTTCCTCAGGCTGCAGGAACCGATTCCGGGCAGTAACTTCATTATTGAAGCGATGGTTCCGCATAAATATCTCACCCAGGATGCCGGACGCCTGCGCCGTGTGATTATCGCGGTCTGCAGTCTTAGCTTCCTGGTCATGACCCTGATCGGGTATGTGGTGGCACGGATATCGGGCCGCAAAATGAGCCGGATCGTAGGCCTGGTGCGCTCCTTCCAGGACGGGAACTTCCAGAAGCGTATCCGCTTCTCCGGCAATGATGAATTCGTGCAGATCGCGGATTCCTTCAATGATATGGCCTCCAACATCCAGGGGCTGATCAACAGCGTGTATGTGCAGGGAATCCAGAAGAAGCAGGCGGAGCTGGAAGCCCTGCAGGCACAGATCAATCCGCATTTTCTCTATAATACACTGTCTACGATCAGCAGCCTGGCTAATCTCGGTGAGATTGGTAAAGTTACGGAGATGGTCCAGGGGCTGTCCCGGTTCTACCGGCTGACGCTCAATCAGGGCAATGTCTATATTGAACTGGAAAAGGAGCTGGATCAGGTGGCTACGTATCTGGAGATCCAGCGGGTCAAATATGCAGATGCCTTCACGCTGCACGTGAATGTGGACGAGGAGATTCTGCATATGCAGGTGATTAAGCTGCTGCTTCAGCCTTTTGTGGAGAATATATTCAAGCATGCCTGGTTCGGTGAGACCATTGCCATCCGGCTGACCGGCAAGCGGGTAGGGGACAATATTGAACTTAAGGTAATCGATAACGGGATCGGCATGCGCCCTGAGGTGGTCAAGCGTATGATGCAGGGGCCGAGCCAGTCAGGCGGGTATGGTGTGAAAAATGTGGACGAGCGGATTAAGCTCAGATACGGCGATGCGTACGGAGTGACAATTGCCAGCTTCTACGGTGGCGGCACAACCGTGCGGCTGCTGCTCCCCGCTGGGCTTCAGGGTGATGAGGAGCTGTAA